A single genomic interval of Rhododendron vialii isolate Sample 1 chromosome 3a, ASM3025357v1 harbors:
- the LOC131319409 gene encoding GTP-binding protein BRASSINAZOLE INSENSITIVE PALE GREEN 2, chloroplastic, whose translation MGDTGAAIMPRGLLLRPRQLTFFDKYSPLVNLARIENLVDNFMALAAFYWVMQPYAECHGPTCAHLRASVGIWWGFGYSSTTKEHKIVLFGSALPNTRLSLGSFDIGSEKFRGWRCSFGEMRNELNSGRNRNRGIKAKKISARVSKFTDLIQHNTLSPTACSTPSLPTAREPVEIGVVPGGGAATGTTTSSPTKDSSANKEWPSRFVNHSLDLHSSLNQPPLPPPYTAPPLSSVTVQPTGRGFRASACRLDLTRGGLRQVKGYKTGPAWKKPLRCELRIRCAGQIAHRPPLRSLSAESNNRSSRFRKDRDMAATLSSAILPSATSNPTLKLSVNGIFRGKKSYALPLFTGQLNFHLGFPSYAFMDCPTGLGEKNKGNYHKKGSFVCLAVKGSESTIQTTHKNSRKSQRKSDEKLILSEGRDEDEKYGTICPGCGVFMQDKDPNLPGYFQERKAEVKQLLEDEEVGFEEFDKEEEDEEEFDEEEEYEEEVGFEEFDEEEDDEEVGFEDFDEEEEKEGILDEVNGNYDKRVEVEGNLKNKKGIYWDMEDWESAFEDEDDDSDDLDGFLPAGVGYGNVTEESISKGKKKRVSKAERKKLAREAQREKEEVTVCARCHSLRNYGQVKNQTAENLIPDFDFDRLITTRLMKPGGNADETVVVMVVDCVDFDGSFPKRAAKSLFKALEGSRDGPKISKKMPKLVLVATKVDLLPSQISPARLDRWVRHRAKAGGARKLNGVYLVSARKDTGVRNVLAFIKELTGPRGNVWVIGAQNAGKSTLINAFAKKQGVKVTKLTEAPVPGTTLGILRIGGILPAKAKMYDTPGLLHPYLMSMRLNRDEQKMVELRKELKPRTYRIKARQAVHVGALMRLDLNHASVDTIYVTVWASPNVSLHMGKIENADEILSKHAGVRLQPPIDVERVSELGKWEGREIKVSGTSWDVNSIDISAAGLGWFSLGLKGEATLTLWIYDGIEVSLRDPLVLDRARIIERPGFWLPKAISDALGNQSKMEAQKKNELQETMSL comes from the exons atgggtgacacag GGGCAGCCATAATGCCACGAGGCCTTTTGTTAAGGCCACGACAACTTACTTTTTTTGACAAATATAGCCCT TTGGTAAACTTAGCAAGAATTGAGAATTTGGTAGACAATTTCATGGCTCTTGCAGCCTTCTATTGGGTAATGCAGCCTTATGCAGAGTGTCACGGGCCAACTTGTGCGCATCTTAGAGCGTCCGTAGGGATTTGG TGGGGATTTGGGTATTCTTCCACCACCAAGGAACACAAAATTGTTCTCTTTGGATCAGCATTGCCAAACACTCGTCTTTCTCTTGGTTCCTTTGATATTGGGTCTGAAAAATTCAGAGGTTGGCGCTGTTCGTTCGGTGAGATGCGCAATGAACTTAACTCTGGACGT AACAGAAACAGAGGGATCAAGGCCAAGAAAATATCGGCCAGAGTCTCAAAATTCACCGATCTTATACAACACAACACGTTGTCGCCAACTGCTTGCTCCACCCCTTCTCTGCCGACCGCCAGAGAACCTGTCGAGATCGGTGTCGTACCGGGAGGAGGAGCTGCGACGGGCACAACTACTTCTTCTCCGACAAAGGATTCTAGTGCCAACAAGGAATGGCCTTCGAGATTCGTTAACCATAGCCTCGACCTCCACTCGAGCCTCAACCAGCCACCGCTGCCGCCGCCTTACACGGCTCCTCCGTTGTCGTCGGTCACGGTGCAGCCGACCGGTAGAGGGTTTAGAGCTAGTGCTTGCCGACTG GATTTGACGCGGGGGGGACTTAGACAGGTAAAAGGATACAAAACTGGGCCGGCTTGGAAGAAGCCCTTACGCTGCGAATTACGCATTCGTTGTGCTGGGCAAATAGCCCACCGACCACCGTTGAGATCATTATCTGCGGAGTCGAACAATAGAAGCAGTCGCTTCCGAAAGGACAGAGACATGGCAGCAACGTTATCCTCAGCAATTCTTCCTTCGGCAACCTCTAATCCCACCCTGAAATTATCAGTCAATGGCATCTTTCGAGGAAAGAAATCATACGCACTTCCTCTATTTACGGGTCAGTTAaattttcatttgggttttccTTCATATGCATTTATGGACTGTCCCACAGGCCTTGGTGAGAAAAACAAAGGGAATTACCACAAGAAAGGTTCATTTGTTTGCTTAGCAGTAAAGGGTAGTGAATCAACaatccaaaccacacataaGAATTCCAGAAAATCCCAAAGAAAAAGTGATGAAAAACTAATTTTGAGTGAAGGGAGAGACGAGGATGAGAAGTATGGGACAATTTGCCCTGGTTGTGGAGTTTTTATGCAAGATAAGGACCCAAATCTTCCTGGGTACTTTCAGGAAAGAAAGGCTGAAGTGAAACAGTTATTAGAAGATGAGGAGGTTGGTTTTGAAGAGTTTGataaggaggaagaagatgaggaggaGTTTGATGAAGAGGAAGAATATGAGGAGGAGGTTGGTTTTGAAGAGTTTGATGAAGAGGAAGACGATGAGGAGGTTGGTTTTGAAGATTTtgatgaagaggaagaaaaagagggCATTTTGGATGAAGTCAATGGTAATTACGACAAAAGGGTTGAGGTAGAGgggaatttgaaaaataagaagggtatTTATTGGGATATGGAAGACTGGGAATCAGCGTTTGAAGACGAAGATGATGATAGTGATGACTTAGATGGTTTTTTGCCGGCTGGTGTGGGTTATGGGAATGTAACTGAAGAGTCTATTAgcaagggaaagaaaaagagggTGTCAAAAGCAGAGAGGAAGAAGCTGGCTAGGGAAGCTCagagggagaaagaagaagTCACGGTTTGTGCTCGGTGCCATTCACTGAGGAATTATGGGCAAGTGAAGAATCAGACAGCTGAGAACTTGATACCTGATTTTGATTTCGATCGGTTGATCACTACCCGGTTGATGAAACCTGGAGGCAATGCCGATGAAACTGTGGTGGTTATGGTTGTTGATTGTGTTGATTTCGATGGGTCATTTCCTAAACGAGCTGCAAAGTCTTTGTTCAAGGCATTGGAAGGAAGTAGAGATGGTCCGAAAATTAGTAAGAAGATGCCAAAGCTTGTTCTTGTGGCAACAAAGGTTGACCTTCTGCCGTCTCAAATTTCCCCTGCTAGGTTAGACAGATGGGTTAGGCACCGTGCAAAGGCTGGAGGAGCACGTAAGTTGAATGGAGTGTATTTGGTTAGCGCTCGAAAGGATACGGGTGTGAGGAATGTGTTGGCATTCATAAAGGAGTTGACGGGCCCACGTGGCAATGTTTGGGTCATTGGGGCTCAGAATGCTGGTAAGTCTACATTGATTAATGCATTTGCTAAGAAACAAGGGGTGAAGGTCACAAAACTTACGGAAGCTCCAGTCCCTGGGACAACGCTTGGGATATTGAGAATTGGGGGAATACTGCCGGCCAAGGCAAAGATGTATGACACCCCTGGGCTTCTTCATCCGTATTTGATGTCCATGAGATTAAATAGGGACGAGCAGAAAATGGTTGAACTACGAAAGGAGCTAAAACCTCGAACTTACAGAATCAAGGcaa GACAAGCTGTACATGTTGGTGCCTTAATGAGATTAGACCTTAATCACGCATCCGTGGATACAATCTATGTGACGGTTTGGGCCTCACCAAATGTCTCTCTACATATGGGAAAGATAGAGAATGCTGATGAGATCTTGAGCAAGCATGCTGGTGTCAGATTGCAG CCTCCAATTGACGTAGAGCGAGTTTCTGAACTGGGCAAATGGGAAGGGAGGGAAATAAAGGTGTCCGGAACAAGTTGGGATGTGAACAGCATCGATATATCAGCAGCCGGCTTAGGTTGGTTTTCTTTGGGTCTAAAAGGTGAAGCGACTTTGACATTGTGGATATACGACGGGATAGAGGTATCTCTACGAGACCCTTTAGTACTTGATCGGGCCCGAATTATTGAGAGACCCGGTTTTTGGCTACCGAAGGCTATATCAGACGCCCTCGGCAATCAATCTAAGATGGAAGCTCAAAAAAAGAACGAGCTTCAAGAGACAATGTCCTTATGA